A genome region from Spirochaetota bacterium includes the following:
- a CDS encoding SDR family oxidoreductase, with translation MGIEMFSLKNKTAVITGGTGVLGTEMVKGLAACGANVAVLTRDEKKFDEKMKGVANVIGVKADIMSRDSLAAAADTIQNKFTKIDILINGAGGNQPGATSSDTNTFFDMPMEAIRDVLHLNFFGGALLSSQVFGKVMKDNEAGTIINISSMASMRPLTKVLGYGAAKSAVNNFTMWLAVHMAQNYNKKFRVNAIAPGFFLTEQNRFLLTSKETGELSPRGASIIGHTPMGRFGESSEVVGALVWLCSDAARFVTGIVLPVDGGFSAFSGV, from the coding sequence GTGGGTATTGAGATGTTCTCGCTGAAAAACAAGACGGCCGTCATAACCGGCGGCACCGGCGTGCTTGGCACTGAAATGGTCAAAGGCCTCGCAGCATGCGGGGCGAACGTCGCCGTGCTTACCCGCGATGAGAAGAAATTCGATGAAAAGATGAAAGGTGTGGCGAACGTCATCGGCGTGAAGGCGGATATCATGAGCCGTGACAGTCTTGCCGCGGCGGCGGATACGATACAGAATAAATTTACGAAGATAGACATACTCATCAACGGCGCGGGCGGCAATCAGCCGGGGGCCACATCGTCCGATACGAACACGTTCTTTGACATGCCCATGGAGGCGATACGCGACGTGCTCCATCTCAATTTCTTCGGCGGCGCGCTCCTCTCCTCGCAGGTGTTCGGCAAGGTGATGAAGGATAACGAGGCGGGCACGATAATAAACATATCATCAATGGCGTCGATGCGTCCGCTTACCAAGGTTCTCGGCTACGGTGCGGCAAAATCCGCCGTCAATAATTTCACCATGTGGCTTGCCGTGCACATGGCGCAGAACTACAATAAAAAATTCCGCGTGAATGCGATAGCCCCGGGTTTCTTCCTCACGGAACAGAATCGATTCCTTCTAACCAGCAAGGAGACAGGTGAGCTCTCGCCGCGCGGCGCGTCCATCATCGGGCATACGCCGATGGGGCGTTTCGGGGAATCATCCGAGGTCGTCGGTGCGCTTGTATGGCTTTGTTCCGATGCAGCGAGATTCGTCACCGGCATAGTGCTCCCGGTCGACGGCGGATTCTCGGCGTTCAGCGGCGTCTGA
- a CDS encoding STAS domain-containing protein has protein sequence MELSTKKEGDIIIIYLEGRLEVNVTLEIETQVNTVMENNPDSHILFDLRSVEHMSSSGIRLFVATSRILKASKRRLVICGMNSAVKKIFSIVELMDMFAIYEDEDKALASFKRS, from the coding sequence ATGGAACTGAGCACGAAGAAGGAAGGCGACATCATCATCATCTATCTCGAGGGGCGGCTCGAAGTGAACGTAACGCTGGAGATAGAGACGCAGGTGAACACCGTGATGGAGAATAACCCTGATTCGCATATCCTTTTCGACCTTCGCTCAGTGGAACATATGAGCAGTTCGGGGATACGGCTTTTCGTCGCCACGTCAAGGATATTGAAGGCAAGCAAGCGACGCCTTGTGATATGCGGCATGAACAGCGCGGTCAAGAAAATATTCAGCATCGTCGAGCTTATGGACATGTTCGCGATATATGAGGATGAGGATAAGGCACTCGCATCGTTCAAACGCTCTTGA
- a CDS encoding PilZ domain-containing protein: MQPKKNVSDKRRIRRVPVRVPVALHSRSTFGKKGDGVSVDVTSYGVLLETTVPLAVGEDVEIAFGLTNSIRRSMTAHVAWTSMDDRNKKTLIGCYFV, translated from the coding sequence ATGCAGCCTAAAAAGAACGTGTCCGATAAGCGCCGTATCCGGAGAGTACCGGTACGCGTCCCGGTAGCGCTGCATTCCCGAAGCACGTTCGGCAAGAAGGGCGACGGGGTAAGCGTCGATGTGACATCATACGGCGTGCTGCTCGAGACGACGGTGCCGCTTGCCGTCGGTGAGGATGTGGAGATAGCGTTCGGGCTCACGAATTCCATTCGCCGCTCGATGACGGCGCATGTCGCATGGACATCGATGGATGACCGCAATAAGAAAACGCTTATCGGCTGTTATTTCGTCTAG
- a CDS encoding aldo/keto reductase, which translates to MKMRALGRTGLSVSQLGFGAMRLPMLSNGTTVDRELSTPMFHAAFDAGVNYVDTAVGYCHEDSQRAVGDALKGYRERIIVSTKNPDYGTDESAWRRNLENSLARLNVSCIDIYKHHGINWKRYTEIVEPVSSKWMQKAKDEGLIRHISVSFHDSPENLIKIINTGYPDVITLQYNILDRQLADGIALAHEKGIGIVVMGPVGGGRLGASSPVLEGMVPGIKRVPELALRFVLSNQDISVALSGMSTMEQVRENCAVAADAGVLSGDDTKLIDDRMIQLKKMAELYCTGCNYCMPCPSEVAIPKIFERYNRGKIYGLWDNARSVYATIGREKWDAGQKADSCIECGACEEKCPQHIPIREQLREAHKALAV; encoded by the coding sequence ATGAAGATGCGTGCACTCGGCCGTACCGGCCTTTCCGTATCACAGCTCGGTTTCGGCGCCATGCGCCTGCCGATGCTCTCCAACGGCACCACGGTCGACCGGGAACTTTCAACGCCCATGTTCCATGCAGCATTCGATGCCGGCGTCAATTATGTCGATACGGCCGTGGGCTACTGCCATGAGGACAGCCAGCGTGCCGTGGGCGATGCGCTGAAAGGCTATCGCGAACGTATCATCGTTTCGACGAAGAACCCGGATTACGGCACGGATGAATCCGCGTGGCGTCGGAACCTTGAGAACAGTCTCGCAAGGCTGAACGTCTCATGTATCGATATCTATAAACACCATGGGATAAATTGGAAGCGATACACCGAGATCGTAGAACCCGTGTCATCAAAATGGATGCAGAAGGCGAAGGACGAAGGGTTGATACGCCACATCTCGGTATCATTCCACGATTCACCGGAAAATCTTATTAAGATCATCAATACCGGGTATCCGGACGTGATAACGCTTCAATACAACATACTCGACAGGCAGCTTGCGGACGGGATAGCGCTCGCTCATGAGAAAGGAATCGGCATCGTAGTGATGGGCCCTGTCGGCGGCGGCCGGCTCGGGGCATCGAGCCCTGTGCTTGAGGGAATGGTCCCCGGCATCAAGCGCGTACCCGAGCTTGCGCTTCGTTTTGTACTTTCAAATCAGGACATATCCGTTGCACTTTCCGGCATGAGCACGATGGAGCAGGTGCGGGAGAACTGCGCGGTCGCAGCGGATGCGGGCGTATTGTCGGGCGACGATACGAAGCTCATCGATGATCGAATGATACAGCTGAAAAAAATGGCGGAACTCTACTGCACCGGCTGCAATTACTGCATGCCCTGTCCGTCGGAAGTGGCCATACCAAAGATATTCGAGCGATATAACCGCGGGAAGATATACGGGCTCTGGGATAATGCGCGGTCGGTATACGCGACCATCGGCCGCGAGAAATGGGATGCGGGACAGAAGGCCGACAGCTGCATAGAATGCGGCGCATGCGAGGAAAAATGCCCGCAGCACATACCGATACGGGAACAGCTGCGCGAGGCACATAAAGCACTAGCTGTGTAG
- a CDS encoding AraC family transcriptional regulator yields MHIDAVQFEVFSAGDSTVRGRQPKGFTFVYILDGTGKVIDGEHCVHAAPGDLVIIPSEHEYRMRAKSAALRCYSTSVYPCGMANGEIAALIRARMPKIAIGLNRRWFFEAVRSRLASDHAYAQKAAFYSIVSLIYEINTPHPEHAAESSAVETALREIQHRIAEPALDVGKLARGAGLNRSYFIRLFKSRVGVPPNQYFLRLKVEAAQPLLRRTELPVNRIADDFGFSDQFHFSRVFKRWTGVSPLAYRSG; encoded by the coding sequence ATGCATATCGATGCCGTTCAATTCGAGGTGTTCAGCGCCGGGGACAGCACCGTCCGCGGCAGGCAGCCGAAGGGATTCACCTTTGTGTATATCCTCGACGGTACGGGCAAAGTCATCGACGGCGAGCACTGTGTACATGCCGCCCCGGGCGACCTGGTGATAATCCCTTCCGAGCACGAATACCGCATGCGTGCGAAGTCGGCGGCACTTCGCTGTTATTCCACATCGGTATATCCCTGCGGCATGGCGAACGGCGAGATAGCGGCGCTTATCCGTGCGCGCATGCCGAAGATAGCGATCGGTCTCAACCGGCGATGGTTCTTCGAAGCGGTACGCTCGCGCCTGGCATCCGATCATGCATATGCGCAGAAGGCCGCGTTCTACAGCATCGTATCGCTCATCTACGAGATCAATACACCGCATCCTGAGCATGCAGCTGAGTCATCCGCAGTGGAAACGGCGCTGCGCGAAATTCAACATCGCATCGCGGAGCCTGCGCTCGATGTGGGGAAACTTGCGCGTGGCGCGGGGCTGAACCGGTCCTATTTCATACGTCTTTTCAAGTCGCGCGTGGGCGTTCCGCCGAATCAGTATTTTCTCAGGCTTAAGGTCGAAGCGGCACAGCCGTTATTGCGGCGCACCGAGCTTCCGGTGAATCGCATCGCCGATGATTTCGGTTTCTCGGACCAATTCCATTTCAGCCGTGTGTTCAAGCGCTGGACGGGCGTGTCGCCCCTCGCGTACCGAAGCGGCTGA
- a CDS encoding DUF4118 domain-containing protein: protein MAEKLSRSLVSYGVPLASVAFATLIYTMIVPHIPDTTIVLTYVLIVLLCSLFWGMGSGLTASLAGALCFNYFFIQPVGTFLIANPQDIAAFSFFVIAAVIVSALSSAIQKHTDEISRKRSEVERLNRLATVLLQVPDTPKGTVAIADSIVAIFSFEYCGVHVPDRKGMWKHVSLSSKFPHNVTLPDSGKFQKVTLDTLIDENERQVEYVKLRTPKGTIGLFAYHADGVSENVVEAIASMVALTLQRSRKA, encoded by the coding sequence ATGGCAGAGAAACTATCGAGATCGCTCGTTTCCTATGGCGTACCGCTTGCCAGTGTGGCGTTCGCGACCCTGATCTATACGATGATCGTTCCGCACATTCCGGATACGACCATCGTGCTCACGTATGTGCTTATTGTTCTCCTCTGTTCCCTTTTCTGGGGGATGGGCTCGGGGCTGACAGCGTCCTTGGCGGGCGCGCTCTGTTTTAATTACTTTTTCATTCAGCCAGTCGGTACTTTTCTCATCGCCAATCCGCAGGACATCGCCGCGTTCAGCTTTTTTGTCATCGCTGCCGTCATCGTCAGTGCCCTTTCATCGGCCATACAGAAACACACCGACGAGATCAGCCGGAAACGGTCCGAGGTCGAGCGCTTGAACAGGCTCGCGACGGTGCTCCTGCAGGTCCCCGACACTCCGAAAGGTACGGTCGCGATCGCCGATTCCATCGTTGCAATATTCAGTTTCGAGTACTGCGGGGTGCATGTACCCGACAGGAAAGGGATGTGGAAACATGTATCGCTGAGCTCGAAGTTCCCTCATAACGTGACCCTTCCCGATTCCGGGAAATTCCAGAAGGTCACCCTGGATACATTGATCGATGAGAACGAAAGACAGGTCGAGTATGTAAAGCTCCGCACACCGAAGGGGACGATCGGCCTTTTTGCGTACCATGCGGACGGTGTCTCGGAAAATGTGGTCGAGGCGATCGCAAGCATGGTAGCGCTTACGCTTCAGCGCAGCCGAAAGGCCTGA